The following are from one region of the Anaeropeptidivorans aminofermentans genome:
- a CDS encoding GGDEF domain-containing protein, which produces MLQFIIFAIIYSIMMFIWTFVYLNKSNDKVNQTFLYFMSLVILWMILSMCNAYSDSSFAGLALKTVYWLSMMNLSVLFLLFSYKLIEKKLDIFFYIMVGINTLTIFIRYLFPMDYSEPTFWRLSLPVVAPLMSATFTIPAVYALFLVVKKYLSSKDQRQKAQLKYTFWGMGFAGLLSVISEYVLPAVFQVHIGPGLMYVAILIFVVFIFISIMKYKFLNMKSEYIYRKLLISSPEAIILINKNRRIICINDAAKRLLRNDDIEMGDMVACYIPAYNFDINYSQHEAAFSAEEGEIQLSITQYPIDPEDRNSVKIMRLVDVTSLKKEKELLLKKSITDSLTGFYTKQYCIECYENNTHNPGNEFSLLFIDIDDFKSINDSYGHIAGDKILKLLAQCIKESIPRDSKIFRFGGDEFIILLENTSIDDAYRFAEDIRIRVNNMDISHYAKNQRLTLSIGIANSLILGTNSIIRIIKKADAAMYHSKGAGKNKVTIFTGETDIARR; this is translated from the coding sequence ATGCTCCAATTCATAATTTTTGCAATCATTTACAGCATAATGATGTTCATTTGGACCTTTGTTTACTTAAATAAGAGCAATGACAAGGTGAATCAGACATTTTTGTATTTTATGAGCCTTGTTATATTGTGGATGATTTTGAGTATGTGTAATGCCTATAGTGACAGCTCCTTTGCAGGGCTTGCACTAAAAACGGTTTATTGGCTAAGCATGATGAATCTTTCCGTGCTTTTTTTGCTGTTTAGCTATAAGCTAATTGAAAAAAAGCTGGATATATTTTTTTATATCATGGTAGGAATCAATACCTTGACTATTTTTATTCGCTATCTTTTCCCTATGGATTATTCCGAACCGACATTTTGGCGGCTTTCCTTGCCGGTAGTGGCCCCTTTGATGTCCGCAACCTTTACGATACCTGCCGTTTATGCGCTCTTTCTTGTGGTAAAAAAATATCTTTCGTCAAAGGATCAGCGGCAAAAGGCCCAGCTGAAATACACTTTTTGGGGAATGGGTTTCGCGGGTCTGTTAAGCGTTATTTCTGAATATGTACTCCCGGCTGTTTTTCAAGTTCATATTGGCCCCGGGCTTATGTATGTGGCAATTCTTATTTTTGTTGTCTTTATATTTATTTCTATTATGAAGTATAAGTTTCTGAATATGAAGTCGGAATATATTTACCGGAAACTTTTAATAAGCTCTCCGGAGGCAATTATTCTAATTAATAAAAACCGCAGAATTATATGTATAAATGATGCTGCAAAAAGGCTTCTTCGAAATGATGATATTGAAATGGGAGACATGGTAGCCTGTTATATTCCGGCCTATAATTTTGATATAAACTACAGCCAGCATGAAGCCGCCTTTTCTGCAGAAGAAGGAGAAATTCAGCTTTCTATCACACAATACCCCATTGACCCGGAAGACCGCAATTCGGTAAAGATTATGAGACTTGTCGATGTAACAAGTTTAAAAAAGGAAAAGGAACTTCTGCTTAAAAAATCCATTACAGATTCATTAACCGGCTTTTATACAAAGCAGTATTGCATCGAGTGCTACGAAAACAATACTCATAATCCGGGAAATGAGTTTTCCCTTTTATTTATTGATATTGATGATTTTAAATCTATAAATGACTCATACGGACATATAGCGGGGGATAAAATACTGAAGCTTCTTGCTCAATGCATCAAAGAAAGTATTCCAAGGGATTCTAAAATATTTCGGTTCGGCGGTGACGAATTCATCATTTTACTTGAAAACACATCTATTGATGATGCCTATAGGTTTGCAGAAGATATCCGCATTCGCGTGAACAATATGGACATTAGCCATTATGCCAAAAATCAAAGGCTAACCCTTAGCATCGGCATAGCCAACAGCCTGATTCTTGGAACAAACTCCATAATCCGCATTATTAAAAAGGCAGATGCCGCAATGTATCATTCTAAAGGCGCAGGGAAAAATAAAGTTACTATTTTCACGGGAGAAACGGATATAGCGCGAAGATGA